ACAGCTCGGTAGATTGGCTGTCGCAAAGGTTAGTCTGTAGTTTTTACCATTTGAGAAGCTTTATTTCCATGACTTACCGATATGTTTTTACTcgattcttattttttgacaGGACATTGCTGTAGAGGCACAAAATGAATCTAAATGGAAGCAACTTGGAGAATTAGCTATGTCAAGTGGGAAGGTGACCATTTTTTAGCTGCAATCAGTGTTCTAGGATTCTTACAAAGGTTAAAGCTaacatgtatttttcttttcattttccttcccATGCTTGGACTACTTAGCTGGATATGGCTGAGGAATGCATGAGGCATGCTATGGATTTGAGTGGTCTGCTGCTGCTTTATTCTTCATTGGGAGATGCAGATGGAATGATGAAGCTGGCAGCACTTGCAAAAGAGCAAGGAAAGAACAATGTCGCTTTTCTTTGCTTGTTCATGTTGGGTCAAGTAGAAGACTGCCTGCATCTGTTGGTGGAAAGGTACATTGTTTACTATTTCTTACATGTGGAACATATATTCCCGCAACTAATTACGTCTATGCTGATATTAATATGGTTACAGTAATCGAATACCTGAAGCCGCTCTGATGGCGAGATCGTACCTTCCAAGCAAGGTCTCCGAAATAGTGGCATTGTGGAGAAACGATTTGACCAAGGTTAGTGGTAGACACATCCGATGCACCTTGTGATTGAATTTCAAACCTTGCCTGTTGAGATATCCACAATTTTTCTTCATCCTCTGTCAATCTGGATATAGATAAGTCCAAAGGCTGCTGAATCTCTGGCTGATCCCGAAGAGTATCCCAATCTCTTTGAGGAGTGGCAAGTCGCCCTGTCCCTTGAAAATAGAGCTGCAGAGACGAGGTATCTTTTCGTCGTTGCCGTCATTAGCTTATTCTTAAAAACAGTGCTTATGAGGAAACctttttaattgaattgtGGGACTTAAGCCATTTAGAGTCATGTGTCTGTATTACATAGCAAGGTAGCCGTCATGTATTTGCttataatttgaatttatacCCGTATAAACATAAGCCGAATGtcgatttcattttttcaggATCCTCATAAACAAAGTATTTTTGTTGACTTATCTTGCAGGGGCGTCCATCCTCCTGCTGGGGATTATTGTAGTCATGCAGACAGAGATCATACAACTTTAGTGGATGCTTTTAGAATTATGCAAATAGAGGAAGAGGGTCGACTTGAGCAAGGGGATGTTCTCGACGAGGTATGCATGTTTACATTACATGCATTGAAGAGGATTGTCTTTTACCCATGATATCCAATCCAATGGTCTTGGCCATGGTGGACAATGGTAGGATCATTAATTCTACTGTCGCTGCTTCATTTGTTGTGAACAGGTTGGGGAAGAGGGGGAAGatggagaggaagaggaggaggaggatcgTCAGGAAGAGAGTAGTGATGGGAGACAGcagaatgtggaagaagaGGCTGTTGTGGTGGACGCTGACTCTACGGATGGTGCTGTGCTAGTTAATGGTAACGAGTCTGAAGAACAGTGGGGTAAGATTAGTGAAGGAACCGCATCAGCCTTATAGCATTTGTGGTTATCAATTGATTATAAGATGTCGCTGCACCAAAATATCCTTTTGCCATCTGCACATATATCATAGGATTTGCGTTTGCATCTGTCCATCAATGTTTCCTCATCTGTCTGCCTCCCATCTTCGTCTTACTGATCATCTTACTTTTGATGTTGACTGTCTTTTAAATAGTGCTTCTCTATGCCATTAACTTTTTTATCAATCCGTGGACtgattaaatatttgtttgttgtacAGTTCTAACACCGCCACAAGAGTAGGGTTGGTGAAGAGTGAAGACATACACAGATAGATATTTTCTTGGCTTTGAAACTTGATACATTCAGCAGAGAAATGAGGCAGCACAGAGAGAGATTAGTTTccattgttaaaaaactgatcTATTGATAGCTTCCGCTTTGTGCTTTTAATACAgatacatattaaaaaaaaagggggtTTTGGGACTCTTATGTAGCTTTAACTTATGAGAGATTTCACCTGTAGAATATCTGTTTTGAACTGAGATTTCACccatataatatgttttgacTTTCGATTCAATAGGTTATGTAgttgatatcttttttttttttgcaaaactCAATAGCAGTAGCAAAAAACTTAATTGGAAATAATCAAAGTGAAGGGATAAGTTGGGAAAGAGCCAGAGGATAACGCATGGTGCATTATTATTAGTATTGTGGAGGAGACGCATCTCGAAACATCTCTCAAAGCAAACAAGGACCCAAAACAAAGTTCCTTGCATTCTTCCACTGTCCGTAATCACCATCACCATATCATTATTCTTCTACCCATTTTGTCTTggaaatgattttaaattttcttgttgcttcttacTGCAAACTGTGTATAGGTTCAACTACTCCATTGAGTTACACACTTGCATGCACCTATGGAAGTTAATTTTCCGGTTTTGATTGATATTCAAGTTGTTGACCAATGGAGTTATATACCCTTGATTTATATAGAAACcacatgttttatttatattaacatGGTCACTTTTGTCAGGATTAATAGACAACAATAGTTGAGAGAAAAAGTGATAAGGTAGAGCTAATTTGTATTAAACTTATCAATTAGTATTgttggttaaaaaaaagttaataaagtAGTCAAGTTGGATAATTCCCAAAAACTGGGAAAAAAGAACTCAAGCGTCAAATGTTGTAGGTGCATCATCATCAGTCTACAAGTAGTAAAAAACCCATTCGATTTGATAAGAAGACCCAACGGAAAGAGTCTTCCCGTCTACAAAGTAAACCCAATCAATCTTAATAATCTTTAAgaggttttttcttattataattatctatctctctatctatctatctgCGGATCTCTCATGAAGAAACACTGAGGAGATTCTCTCGCTCTGATCTCCTGGTATCGTCGTCTCTCTCCGTAGAGATATACTAGTTTGTCCCATATCCGATTGATTGCTCTATTCAATTTATTCCTCTTCTAGGTTTTCGGTTTGGCCCTCCGATTTAGAGGGATTGATGGCCCCTGATGGCGTTGAAGACTCCGACTATGAGAGTGATCCCGACGAGTTGAACCGCTCCTTGGCTACACGGAGGAGAGAAGCCagcgatgatgatgaggatgatgaagaagcgGACGACCATGATAAGCTGCGAGCAGCAATCCAGATTCATTCCGATGAACACagtggtgttgttgttgtcgacTCTGATGATAATGAAGGATTGCACATAGAAGATAGTTATggtgatgatgacgacgaagaggaagatggTGATTATGGACAAGTTGATGACCATGTCGAATACATTGCGGATAATAATGACAAGACAATTGTCGCCGGCAATGGGACCGATGACTCTGCCGCCACTGATCTTGTGGATGGAgaggaacaaaagaagaaggaacctTTTGCAGTGCCTACTGCTGGAGCTTTCTATATGCATGATGACAGATTTCAGGAATTGGATGCCGCCTCTAATAGGTAAACTCTTTTTGATTCTATGAGGAGGTAGTGTTTTGTCCAAACTATGCAAATGTATCTATCTACTATTGAGGTAGAGTACATTGATAGGTGAAATTAGCAAACGACTTTCCGTCATTCAATCTCATGATGTACTTCAGAGTTCAGATAGATTGGAACAACTgctttggttttatgttttaactttGATTGTGAATCTTTATGTATGAATCTACCCGAGATGCCATCACACTGCTATTTTTCCATTTAACATTCTGTTTAGTTACATGGTAATGCCAACCGATATaggttttcgttttttatttctgtagGCGAATGCGTGGTGGTAGGAGGCTCTGGCAATCcagagatgaaagaaagtgGGGACATGACAAATTCGAGGAAATGAATACACAGAAACAGCAATATGATGTACTTTTCTCtgatcatctctctttctctttctctccttttcataaatatatttgtattcatCGACTTGTTTCCTCTTGCTGTGTTTATACATTTGCcacctcttttttctttttccttttttttttccttttgaaagCTGATTAATTAAACTTGTGAACATAGAGGAGGACTTCGAGAGGCCGAGGCAGAGGTCGTGGTCAGGGTAGGGGTCAGGACCGTGGACAGTCTCGGGGGAACAATTCTAAAGAATTTACTGGCAATGGACACCAAAATCAGTTTCCGAAGGCTGTCACGAGAGGGAGGGGGGCCAGAAGATATGAGGTTGCATTGAGAAATGGGAATCAAGCACCTTCTGTGCAAACCAAACAGTGAGtccttaattttgtttcctctctAGTCAACACATGAAGGCTCTAGGTCTCTAATTGTTGTGTCTTTTTACGGAATCTTTAGGTCCCAAAATTCGTCTGTGGAAGTGTCACACGTTGATTTAGGGCGTCCACCAACAGAAACAGCTACCTTAGAGACTGAAGCCATCCAAGCCAAAAAGAATGTATTTGCTTCAAGTTTAAATTCAGCTTCTCCTCCATTTTATCCTTCAAGATCCAACAATAACTTGGCACAAAAGGATGTACAAGCTGGCATGGGTAGGCTGCACATTaatgaaaaccctaatccgaCTGGAAAGAAGTTTGGGAATACAAAATCCAGCTCCTTGTGGGGACGCACTGCTCAGACTACAAGTCATGGTAGAGGTGTACCTCCTCATGGGCAAGTGCTTTACCAGCAATCTCCTAATCAAGGTGACAAAGTTTCTTCGCCGATGCAAATCCGTGGAATGCCTAAAGGCACTGACCAGAGCTGTACTCAACTTCCTGGTCAGGTTTTTAATCAACATTCGGCTGTTATCAGTTTGCtgccttcttctcctccaaaaACCGGATCATCAGAAAATCCGTATCTTTCTGGTGAAATAGAGTCAGCCGTAGAAACAGGTGCTTTGGTTGCCAAGGGAAAAGGGTCTCTCCAACCTAGTGGAAGGGGATCTTTTATGTATGGAGGGACACAGTTTATGGGCCCTGCCGGGATGGCAGCTGGTCACGGCAATCCAAATTTCCCTGCTTTTCTACCTGGTAAGTTGTTCTTGAATGTCATTGTTCATCCTACATTGTAATGGTTGAAAGACATCTTTCAGAATCAATCTATGCATGCTAGTGAAATTGAGAGCTATTGATGCTGAGCCGCTTGGCCTGGTTGCCCATGTCTAGGGCCGCTTGAGAACGGCACCTTTTTGTACAGGTGCTAATATGCACGCCTGACTAGTTtaaacttgtttgttttcattttcatgttcAGTTATGCAATTCGGTGGTCAGCATGGTGGGGTTCCAACTTTTGGAATGGCTCTTCCAGGTTATTTCCAACCAGAACATGGTACCGGAAATCCTGAGATGACATGGTATGCAGTTCCACAGctatgttttaaaagttatatatttgGTGCATTCTTAGTTGACTTGCTGCATGCTTTTGTAATTTGAGAGGATGTTTAATCTTGTAACTAGTCTTTTACTAGCCCAAACAGAACCTGAATTATTGCTTTCACTCGTCtgctgtttgttttttgtttgatttcccTATTTCTCTATCTATAGTAGGTCCTTATTACTgctattattttcttaaattattgACAGGCTGCCAATTTTGGCTGGCCCTGGAGCATTAGGGGGTTCATATTGTCCACCTTATACTGTCCTTGATGGTTCTTACCAAGCAGACAAACCAGGGTTACCTTCCTCTGCCGGATCGTCCAGGtttagaaataattttctCAGTATTGTTAATCAACATGTCATTTCCATATGCATATGTGTAGACTCTTTGCTTTTTACCTTAGAGGAAGAGTAGTATGGGAATGCAGCTTTAAGCCCTTAACTAAGTAACGTATGtgagattttagatttgtgGTTCCTCTTATTCTAGACCCACTGCAAAATGCTTGTTACCTGTTAGATTTACATTTCTTAAGTGCTTAGATTAGTAGTTTCTCGACTATGTACACCCAGAAACATGTAGTTTTCATTAAACAGACTCACTTTCTTGGTTGGGCACTCATGTAACCATGTCAATCATCTCTGATTATGAGCGTCTAGTAAAGCATATAATTTGAGCTCAAGTACCCAATTAccttatatttttgattttttgttgcaGCCAAGAGAACAGTTCCAATAATCCTAATGATGAAGAGCCCATGGAGAGACCTGGTAAGTAATAACTCTTGCCAATTAAATGGGGTTGTTATAATGGATTCAGAagattttgttgtgttttggcGAATAAGAAATTTGAATGATTACATGGAGAGACTGATTCGTATGGGGGTTTATTGATGTAGAGGTTACGAACAATGGGAATTCTCAACGGTCAAATAGCAACCCAAACAAGCAGCCTCGTAGGTGAGTTTTGAAGCAATCTAGTTTATTTATCGGTCAGTGTTAGTGTGACGTGAAACCACCTTGAAATCAAAGTACCACAGGAGTAGTTGGATACAGATATTTGTGGAAATGAAATGTTAATATTGGTCCAGGATGAAATGAAACACTAACGAGCACATGTTGACGAGGGATGTGCAGATACTCGGAGATGAGCTTTAGCAAGTGAGTAAAGAAGAGTGGAAAGGAAGAAGGTCATCTAATTTGACTAAGTGGAGTGAAAGGAGGAGggtgagagagaagagctcCTTAGGAGCAGCAGGCCCTTGGTGCTTCTCCAACTGCTTTATGAAGCCGTTTGGGCTGCTATTATTGTTACCTATTTTTATTAGGTACGCAATTTCTCTCAAGATACCAATTGAAGAGAGGTTTTAACCACATTATAATTTGAACTTGTGTttgctgttttgttttcaggagGTTGTTGTGCAATTGaaaagaatttttgttttgttttcgttgTTATGAGAGCTTGAGCTTGAGCCGTGGGCGTCCTTCATCTgtaatttattcttttgtccGTTTGggttcaaattgatattttgtaaTGTTGATATGTGTTATTCTGTTTTCGTTTGTCAACTTCTTTATCAAAAGTTGTGTGCCCTATTCGTACGCCTGCGAAGTCCCCCCAAGAATTGCCCATGTTGAGTTTTGATGGTAGTTAGTTGtctatgttttatattttacgCAAGGGGATAGTGGTGGTGCTCAGTCAAATTTACCCGATTCGTGAGAAATGAGTCATTGAGGAATTgttaccatatatataaagacatgCCTCCGCTCTGGTTATTTAGTTATgcgacaaaaacaaaacagaccGCATAGAATAGATGCAACAAACCAAGTGTATAGAAACTTTATTCCTTGGcgcagcaaaaaaaaaaaaagggataGAGTCTCCGTTGATTCAGGTAGCTCAGCGTCCTCTGAGATGAAacgattgttgttgtttgtttgttgattttagtttttagtttagtGGAAGATGATCGGTAATAGCGTCTACATCTCACCGTCACCGTCACCGTCCGACCACTCTCTCTCGCCCAACCCTAATCTCTGCATCTCGGCGGTTGGTTTCTACTgtcttcctttctctctctctatttactacaaattttgatttcaatttgggTTTCCGATttcgatttcaattttgaatttgatggTCTTCAGATGGAAGAGCAGCtggttgttgatgatgatgatgatgacctTGCTCCTCCTCCAATCCCTGATCTCGATATTGAccttgaagatgatgatgacgccTGTTGTCACGGCTTGCTTCATATCGCACCTAATCACGAAGAAGAAACTGGATGCGACGAAAACGCTTTTGCTAATGAAAAGTGTTTGATGGCTCCTCCTCCTACTCCTGGAATGGAGTTCGAGTCCTACGATGATGCTTACAGTTTCTACAACTCATACGCCCGTGAGCTCGGTTTTGCTATCCGCGTCAAGTCCTCCTGGACTAAGCGTAACAGCAAGGAGAAACGTGGTGCTGTCTTGTGTTGCAACTGCCAAGGTTTCAAGCTGCTTAAAGATGCTCACTCCCGGAGAAAGGAGACCCGCACCGGCTGCCAGGCCATGATTCGCCTTCGACTCATCCACTTTGATCGATGGAAAGTTGATCAAGTCAAACTCGACCACAACCACTCCTTTGATCCTCAACGTGCCCACAATTCCAAGTCTCACAAGAAATCCTCCTCCTCAGCTTCTCCTGCAACTAAGACAAATCCCGAACCACCTCCCCATGTCCAAGTCCGGACTATCAAATTGTATCGAACCCTTGCCCTTGACACACCACCCGCTCTTGGAACTTCACTCTCTAGCGGGGAGACCAGCGATCTCAGCCTTGATCACTTCCAATCTTCAAGGCGCTTGGAGCTCAGAGGGGGTTTCAGGGCCTTGCAggatttcttcttccaaattcAGCTTTCCAGCCCCAACTTTCTTTACCTCATGGACCTTGCCGACGACGGGAGTCTCAGGAATGTCTTTTGGATTGACGCTCGAGCTAGGGCTGCATACTCTCACTTTGGCGACGTTCTTCTGTTCGACACCACTTGTTTATCTAACGCATACGAGCTTCCCCTTGTGGCCTTTGTTGGAATTAACCACCATGGAGATACAATCTTGCTCGGCTGTGGTTTGCTTGCTGATCAGAGCTTTGAGACCTATGTCTGGCTCTTCAGAGCGTGGCTAACCTGCATGTTAGGCCGTCCCCCACAGATCTTTATCACGGAACAGTGCAAGGCAATGCGGACCGCTGTCTCTGAAGTTTTTCCAAGGGCTCATCATCGTCTTAGCTTGACCCACGTCCTGCACAACATCTGTCAGAGTGTTGTCCAACTACAAGATTCTGACTTGTTCCCTATGGCACTTAACAGAGTAGTCTACGGTTGTCTCAAGGTCGAAGAATTTGAAACAGCTTGGGAAGAGATGATCATTCGCTTTGGGATGACAAATAACGAGACCATCAGGGACATGTTTCAAGATCGAGAACTCTGGGCTCCAGTTTACCTCAAGGATACATTTTTGGCCGGGGCGCTGACTTTTCCACTGGGAAATGTGGCAGCCCCGTTCATCTTCAGTGGCTATGTTCATGAGAACACATCCCTGAGAGAATTCCTTGAAGGGTACGAATCTTTTCTGGATAAAAAGTACACAAGAGAAGCCTTGTGCGACTCAGAGTCCTTAAAGTTGATCCCCAAGCTCAAAACAACGCACCCCTACGAGTCCCAGATGGCAAAGGTCTTCACAATGGAGATATTTAGAAGGTTCCAAGACGAGGTCTCAGCAATGTCTTCATGTTTTGGAGTAACGCAAGTCCACTCAAACGGGTCGGCCTCCTCGTACGTAGTGAAAGAGAGGGAGGGAGACAAAGTGAGAGACTTTGAGGTCATCTACGAGACAAGTGCAGCAGCACAAGTACGTTGCTTCTGTGTCTGTGGGGGTTTCAGCTTCAATGGGTACCAATGCAGACACGTGCTCCTCCTACTCAGCCACAACGGCTTGCAGGAAGTCCCGCCTCAGTATATACTGCAACGGTGGCGGAAGGACGTGAAACGTCTCTATGTGGCGGAATTTGGGTCAGGTCGTGTGGACATAATGAATCCGGATCAATGGTATGAGCATTTGCACAGAAGAGCGATGCAGGTTGTTGAACAAGGGATGAGATCGAAAGAGCATTGCAGAGCTGCCTGGGAAGCGTTTAGAGAGTGTGCCAATAAGGTCCAATTTGTGACAGAGAAGCCTTCATAGATACTTACTTACACTGTCTTTGTACGAGAGCTGATTAGAATCTGTAATCATATTATACAGGTTCTACTACCAGTAATTAACTAGGATGGATTAGAGCAAATCTTGTACTGTAGTAGATCCCAGTGTTGCAATTGTGGTTATTTTACAGGTTCCCGAAAATatgacattttcaaaatttcttgtacaaatgaaattattttggtCAACTAGGCTTTCTTTTACAATTGGGCTTTGTCGATTAGGTGGGCCTATTATTATATGAAACTGGGTTTCCTCTTGTGTAGCCCAGTGGGCAGTATAAAAATCAGCCCAAAACATAACTGCGAAATTCAAATTCTTACCCACTCGCACAATTAGCGCGTCGACGCCACCCTACAAAAAATGGctgtttttggtaaaattaaaaaattgggCGCGTGAGGGAGTTTTCTGTGTTGAGGAGAAAACCAACGGTCGTTGACATTTTAACTAAATGTGTACGTTTTATTTGTGATTagtttgcccaaaaaaaaaaaggaacacgCAAAACACATTCCCATCAgctcaaaaccaacaaaagagaaaaacttatGAATAGAGATAttgagagacagagaaagtaaaataattttctacGATGCCAAATTGTAATATCAAATCATAACTGTATCAATCACAACATACATAACCCCAAAGAGAGACATATGGTAAAAGAAACATAAGCAAGCACAAGGCTAAAAATCCAGAGAGCCTACAGTGACCAAAGCAAAAtatggtttaaaaaaaaaaaatggtaaagcTAAAACTACATCAAAGGACAAGGAATGATATTACAAGGACACCTCAAGACTCCATCTTCAGGTTGTTTTCTGAGGTGGAATTGGAGGAGCTGTGCTTGAACCAGTCCTTTGCGCAGAAGAGAGCTTCCAAGGTCACATGTCGAAGGGAGCTCCTGTAATTATCCATCTTTTTCACCTCCGTGTCAAAAACAGAATCTGGAGAGACAGTGCAAAAGGGTACAGACAAAACATCAGCTGCCATCTTGGAGAGGGTTGGGTATTTGGTTCGGTTCAGGCTCCACCAGCCTAGAACCTCAAAATCTTGTGATCGCGGTATTAGAGATTCCTCTAGGTATTGGTCGAGTTCCGATTTCATCTGTTGGTGACTGCCTACCTCCGAGATGTAAAGCTCAAAGTCTGAGAAACCATCTCCAATGGTGATGAGGGGAAACTCCTGTGAAGATGCTTCAAGGTGGTGGCCTTCCTGGAGAAGGACGTCAACGTGGTGACCTTCTTGAGAGATTGTAAATGTGGCTTCTTCTTGTGGCATTGCATGTGACTGAGAATCATGttgtgcttcttcttcatgtggCATTGCATGTGATTGAGGATGTTGCTCTGATTGCTGCTCTTCTTGTACAGATTCACCTTCACGAGAATACTCTTGTGGGTTTTGGCTGTTTTCGGGAATTTGCTCCACTGGCCTTGCCTCCTGTGCCACTTCCTCAACTGGCTGAGTGTCCTCTAGTATCCCCTCTACTGCATGTGTCTCATGTCCTGCTTCCTCAACTAGCTGAACATCATCATGGTTTTCCTCCACCAGTTGTGCCTCCTGAGCACCTTCCTCAACTGGTTGAGTATCCTCCAGCAATTCCCCCTCCGGCTGTATCTCATGTCCTACTTCCTCAACAGACTGAATGTCATCATGCACCTCCAGCTCTTGAGCCTCATGATCCACTCCCTCAACTGGTTGAGTGTCCTCGAGCATTTCCTCTACCGGCTGTACGTCATGGGTTATATCCTTATCATCCACTTGCTGGTTTTCCAGCGGTATTTCCTCCACTGGCCGGCTCACCTGTGACGTTTCTTCCTGCATCACTTCTTCAACAGGTTGAGTGTCTTCAACGATTTCCTCCATTGGCAGTGTCTCCGGTACATTTCCTTCCCCTGACTGGCTCTGAAGGGGTACGTTCTCAGAAGGCTGGCTCTCACATGGAAATTCCTCAACCAGCTGGGTCTCATGGGCCATCTCCTCAGCTGACTGGTTCGCATGTGTTTCCTCCATTGTCTCATCTGTTAGCCGGCTCTCCTGGGCCGTAGTTGGCTCTCCATTGGATTGCAGATTTTCTTCTGTCAGAAGAGGCTTTTGTGTCAGCCCATCCATTGGTTTGCTCTCTTCCAACTGCCCTTCCACAATATTGTTCTCCTGTGTCCCAGCATCTCCCAAATGGCCTTCTTGTTCTACTCCCTGTGTGGTATTGCCTCCCACCGATTCTGTCCCCGTAGGCTGACCTTCTCCAGATAGTCCCTCCAAAGGTTTTTCATTCAGTGGATTTCCATCTTCAGGTTGTTCAAATATTTGATCATGTGAAAGCCCATTTGAGTTGTGGTATTCATGATGGAAGTGAACTTGAGACATATCTGTTTCAGAAAAGCCATCGTTCCCATGGACTACATAAGCATCCAGCAGGGAGTGACTCTGTTCAGCATAGTCATGGTACAGCTCATGTACAGCATCATCAACACTCCTGATCCATTTATCTGCATCTTCCCCATAAGCCTTAGAGAAACTAAACTCAATAAGCTTCATTTTGAAGCGTGGATCCATCACCACAGCAACAGCCATAAGCAGGAAACATTCTCTCCAGTACTCGTCAAACTTATCTTTCAGTGTGTTTGCTAGGTTGCTTACATCTTGATCTTCACTCGTGGCTGAGTTGCCTAGATCTAGCTGAAGCTTTGTCATTTCATGGAACAAATCGTTTGCTGTCAATCGAGTTGAGCCAGTCAAAACATTGGCCGCGTCAAAAAGGATCTTCAAGGA
This sequence is a window from Arabidopsis thaliana chromosome 1 sequence. Protein-coding genes within it:
- a CDS encoding CASC3/Barentsz eIF4AIII binding protein (CASC3/Barentsz eIF4AIII binding; CONTAINS InterPro DOMAIN/s: CASC3/Barentsz eIF4AIII binding (InterPro:IPR018545); BEST Arabidopsis thaliana protein match is: CASC3/Barentsz eIF4AIII binding (TAIR:AT1G15280.2); Has 30201 Blast hits to 17322 proteins in 780 species: Archae - 12; Bacteria - 1396; Metazoa - 17338; Fungi - 3422; Plants - 5037; Viruses - 0; Other Eukaryotes - 2996 (source: NCBI BLink).), producing MAPDGVEDSDYESDPDELNRSLATRRREASDDDEDDEEADDHDKLRAAIQIHSDEHSGVVVVDSDDNEGLHIEDSYGDDDDEEEDGDYGQVDDHVEYIADNNDKTIVAGNGTDDSAATDLVDGEEQKKKEPFAVPTAGAFYMHDDRFQELDAASNRRMRGGRRLWQSRDERKWGHDKFEEMNTQKQQYDRRTSRGRGRGRGQGRGQDRGQSRGNNSKEFTGNGHQNQFPKAVTRGRGARRYEVALRNGNQAPSVQTKQSQNSSVEVSHVDLGRPPTETATLETEAIQAKKNVFASSLNSASPPFYPSRSNNNLAQKDVQAGMGRLHINENPNPTGKKFGNTKSSSLWGRTAQTTSHGRGVPPHGQVLYQQSPNQGDKVSSPMQIRGMPKGTDQSCTQLPGQVFNQHSAVISLLPSSPPKTGSSENPYLSGEIESAVETGALVAKGKGSLQPSGRGSFMYGGTQFMGPAGMAAGHGNPNFPAFLPVMQFGGQHGGVPTFGMALPGYFQPEHGTGNPEMTWLPILAGPGALGGSYCPPYTVLDGSYQADKPGLPSSAGSSSQENSSNNPNDEEPMERPEVTNNGNSQRSNSNPNKQPRRYSEMSFSK
- the FRS8 gene encoding FAR1-related sequence 8 (FAR1-related sequence 8 (FRS8); FUNCTIONS IN: zinc ion binding; INVOLVED IN: response to red or far red light; LOCATED IN: cellular_component unknown; EXPRESSED IN: 11 plant structures; EXPRESSED DURING: 4 anthesis, F mature embryo stage, petal differentiation and expansion stage, E expanded cotyledon stage, D bilateral stage; CONTAINS InterPro DOMAIN/s: MULE transposase, conserved domain (InterPro:IPR018289), Transcription factor, FAR1-related (InterPro:IPR004330), Zinc finger, PMZ-type (InterPro:IPR006564), Zinc finger, SWIM-type (InterPro:IPR007527); BEST Arabidopsis thaliana protein match is: FAR1-related sequence 6 (TAIR:AT1G52520.1); Has 30201 Blast hits to 17322 proteins in 780 species: Archae - 12; Bacteria - 1396; Metazoa - 17338; Fungi - 3422; Plants - 5037; Viruses - 0; Other Eukaryotes - 2996 (source: NCBI BLink).) — translated: MIGNSVYISPSPSPSDHSLSPNPNLCISAMEEQLVVDDDDDDLAPPPIPDLDIDLEDDDDACCHGLLHIAPNHEEETGCDENAFANEKCLMAPPPTPGMEFESYDDAYSFYNSYARELGFAIRVKSSWTKRNSKEKRGAVLCCNCQGFKLLKDAHSRRKETRTGCQAMIRLRLIHFDRWKVDQVKLDHNHSFDPQRAHNSKSHKKSSSSASPATKTNPEPPPHVQVRTIKLYRTLALDTPPALGTSLSSGETSDLSLDHFQSSRRLELRGGFRALQDFFFQIQLSSPNFLYLMDLADDGSLRNVFWIDARARAAYSHFGDVLLFDTTCLSNAYELPLVAFVGINHHGDTILLGCGLLADQSFETYVWLFRAWLTCMLGRPPQIFITEQCKAMRTAVSEVFPRAHHRLSLTHVLHNICQSVVQLQDSDLFPMALNRVVYGCLKVEEFETAWEEMIIRFGMTNNETIRDMFQDRELWAPVYLKDTFLAGALTFPLGNVAAPFIFSGYVHENTSLREFLEGYESFLDKKYTREALCDSESLKLIPKLKTTHPYESQMAKVFTMEIFRRFQDEVSAMSSCFGVTQVHSNGSASSYVVKEREGDKVRDFEVIYETSAAAQVRCFCVCGGFSFNGYQCRHVLLLLSHNGLQEVPPQYILQRWRKDVKRLYVAEFGSGRVDIMNPDQWYEHLHRRAMQVVEQGMRSKEHCRAAWEAFRECANKVQFVTEKPS
- a CDS encoding CASC3/Barentsz eIF4AIII binding protein, encoding MAPDGVEDSDYESDPDELNRSLATRRREASDDDEDDEEADDHDKLRAAIQIHSDEHSGVVVVDSDDNEGLHIEDSYGDDDDEEEDGDYGQVDDHVEYIADNNDKTIVAGNGTDDSAATDLVDGEEQKKKEPFAVPTAGAFYMHDDRFQELDAASNRRMRGGRRLWQSRDERKWGHDKFEEMNTQKQQYDRRTSRGRGRGRGQGRGQDRGQSRGNNSKEFTGNGHQNQFPKAVTRGRGARRYEVALRNGNQAPSVQTKQSQNSSVEVSHVDLGRPPTETATLETEAIQAKKNVFASSLNSASPPFYPSRSNNNLAQKDVQAGMGRLHINENPNPTGKKFGNTKSSSLWGRTAQTTSHGRGVPPHGQVLYQQSPNQGDKVSSPMQIRGMPKGTDQSCTQLPGQVFNQHSAVISLLPSSPPKTGSSENPYLSGEIESAVETGALVAKGKGSLQPSGRGSFMYGGTQFMGPAGMAAGHGNPNFPAFLPVMQFGGQHGGVPTFGMALPGYFQPEHGTGNPEMTWLPILAGPGALGGSYCPPYTVLDGSYQADKPGLPSSAGSSSQENSSNNPNDEEPMERPEVTNNGNSQRSNSNPNKQPRRMK